The following coding sequences lie in one Candidatus Krumholzibacteriia bacterium genomic window:
- a CDS encoding ECF-type sigma factor, producing MTRLFRQLEDDAAPRVQPSEEIFALVSDALHRTSRSTVSQERADHTLQPTALVHGTYIRLVDAGGLAQPTAPTLWASRRAAC from the coding sequence GTGACCCGGCTCTTCCGCCAGCTCGAGGACGACGCGGCGCCTCGCGTCCAGCCCAGCGAAGAGATCTTCGCACTCGTCTCCGACGCGCTGCACCGGACTTCACGCTCGACCGTGTCGCAGGAGCGGGCCGATCACACCCTGCAACCCACTGCCCTGGTCCACGGAACCTACATCCGGCTCGTCGACGCGGGTGGGCTCGCGCAACCGACCGCGCCCACTCTCTGGGCATCGCGTCGCGCTGCGTGCTGA
- a CDS encoding ABC transporter substrate-binding protein encodes MRLARTLLPLLFAATTTGLTGCGGGEVTEGDPDSGPVVRGGTLTVAVDSDPGTLNPVIRTTALAGSIYGILNDGLIKMNTDLDFEPSLAKRWFFSEDGLTLTYHLRDDVRWSDGEPFASRDVLVTYELFTNPDVPTPRRSNFDDIAGVAAPNDTTVVFTFHRRTQESLLRSAFPLMPAHAIEGRTPTEVQSWDLNRMPITNGPYRLARWEANDRLVLERNPHYWDEPAYLDEIVFRVVPEEATRRLQLEIGEVDMIESVPNKDLERLRDDPEVQLKLVGPRFLGYLVYNLDNELLTDARVRNAISYAIDRRAFVEGLLFGYGRTIANPMTPIVAWAYNDELEPHTRNLEVSRRLLAEAGFVDTDGDDIVERDGVPLRFTVKTRTGDPVRENGALILRNNLREVGIDVNTRMLELSTVLSQVSSGDFDVYMGQVAAPISPDLSASFASDGGFNWGGYANPAVDALIERARGTVDRDEAAVLWKQVQELLYRDQPMTMLYAKDPPVGLRIEVRNATPNFLSPYEDVHRWWKTPDTGN; translated from the coding sequence ATGCGCCTGGCCCGAACGCTCCTTCCCCTGCTCTTCGCCGCCACGACCACGGGCCTGACCGGCTGTGGCGGCGGCGAGGTGACCGAGGGCGACCCGGATTCCGGACCCGTGGTCCGGGGCGGGACCCTGACCGTCGCCGTCGACAGCGATCCGGGCACCCTGAACCCGGTGATCCGCACCACGGCGCTGGCCGGAAGCATCTACGGCATCCTCAACGACGGGCTGATCAAGATGAACACCGACCTGGACTTCGAACCGTCGTTGGCCAAGCGATGGTTCTTCTCCGAGGACGGTCTGACACTCACCTACCATCTGCGCGACGACGTCCGGTGGAGCGACGGCGAACCCTTCGCGAGCCGCGACGTGCTCGTGACCTACGAGCTGTTCACCAATCCCGACGTTCCGACTCCGCGGCGGTCGAATTTCGACGACATCGCCGGCGTGGCCGCTCCGAACGACACGACGGTGGTCTTCACCTTCCACCGGCGGACGCAGGAATCGCTGCTGCGCTCGGCCTTCCCGTTGATGCCCGCCCACGCGATCGAGGGTCGAACCCCGACCGAGGTCCAGAGCTGGGATCTCAACCGGATGCCGATCACGAACGGGCCCTACCGTCTGGCCCGCTGGGAGGCGAACGACCGCCTCGTACTCGAGCGCAACCCCCACTACTGGGACGAGCCCGCCTACCTCGACGAGATCGTGTTCCGCGTGGTCCCCGAAGAAGCGACCCGGCGCCTGCAACTGGAGATCGGCGAGGTCGACATGATCGAGTCGGTCCCGAACAAGGACCTCGAACGTCTCCGCGACGATCCCGAGGTCCAGTTGAAACTCGTGGGACCGCGCTTCCTGGGCTATTTGGTCTACAACCTCGACAACGAGCTGCTGACCGACGCCCGCGTCCGCAACGCGATCAGCTACGCGATCGACCGGCGAGCCTTCGTCGAGGGCCTGCTCTTCGGCTACGGACGGACCATCGCCAACCCGATGACGCCGATCGTGGCGTGGGCCTACAACGACGAACTCGAGCCGCACACGCGGAACCTCGAGGTCTCGCGACGGCTGCTGGCCGAGGCCGGCTTCGTCGACACCGACGGAGACGATATCGTCGAGCGCGACGGAGTGCCGCTGCGCTTCACGGTGAAGACGCGGACGGGAGACCCGGTTCGCGAGAACGGCGCGCTGATCCTGCGCAACAACCTGCGCGAGGTCGGCATCGACGTGAACACGCGGATGCTCGAGCTGTCGACGGTGCTGTCGCAGGTCTCGTCGGGCGACTTCGACGTGTACATGGGGCAAGTGGCCGCGCCGATCTCACCCGATCTGTCGGCGAGCTTCGCCAGCGACGGCGGCTTCAACTGGGGCGGCTACGCCAACCCGGCCGTCGACGCGCTGATCGAGCGAGCGCGCGGGACCGTCGACCGCGACGAGGCCGCGGTGCTGTGGAAGCAGGTGCAGGAACTGTTGTACCGCGACCAGCCCATGACCATGCTCTACGCCAAGGATCCGCCGGTGGGCCTGCGCATCGAGGTGCGCAACGCCACGCCGAACTTCCTGTCGCCCTACGAAGACGTCCACCGGTGGTGGAAGACCCCGGACACCGGAAACTGA
- a CDS encoding TylF/MycF/NovP-related O-methyltransferase produces MHLFQRFVEVDFHVPHGHWPCEMAEIAKFLLDSPRRPEAVMIEAGCWQGGSTAKFSILCEMCGYVLHVYDSFQGVEATDQEGYDYTGEYSAEQALVRNHVRRYGVIDVCRFHSGWLQDTIAKVPVAEPVMAAYIDCDLAKGTVEVLRGTRQGLCDEDLVFTQDFHIPPVRKTLEAVDTWTALGVRMPRIERHCHNLASLHFERSGSDA; encoded by the coding sequence GTGCACCTGTTCCAGCGTTTCGTGGAGGTCGACTTCCACGTACCCCACGGTCACTGGCCGTGCGAGATGGCGGAGATCGCGAAGTTCCTCCTGGACTCTCCGCGCAGACCGGAAGCGGTGATGATCGAGGCCGGGTGCTGGCAGGGAGGGAGCACGGCCAAGTTCAGCATCCTGTGCGAGATGTGCGGATACGTCCTGCACGTCTACGATTCGTTCCAGGGGGTGGAGGCGACCGACCAGGAGGGCTACGACTACACTGGCGAGTATTCCGCCGAGCAAGCGCTGGTGCGGAACCACGTGCGCCGGTACGGCGTCATCGACGTGTGCCGCTTCCATTCCGGGTGGCTCCAGGACACCATCGCGAAGGTCCCCGTCGCCGAGCCCGTCATGGCCGCCTACATCGACTGCGACCTGGCCAAGGGGACGGTCGAGGTCTTGCGAGGAACGCGGCAGGGACTGTGCGACGAGGACCTGGTCTTCACCCAGGACTTCCACATTCCTCCCGTGCGCAAGACGCTGGAGGCGGTCGACACCTGGACTGCCCTGGGGGTCCGAATGCCCCGGATCGAGCGGCACTGCCACAACCTGGCCTCGCTCCACTTCGAGCGTTCCGGATCGGACGCCTGA
- a CDS encoding acetate kinase, with the protein MNVLVLNCGSSSLKFQLIETDSDRIDSDQDRKLARGIVERIGSQAVVTWQAEGGRKDRHAEPVRDHRAAIDLVLRWIVGEESGIESIHSMKDIHAVGHRVVHGGERFQRSVRVDDEVMEGIQDCFELAPLHNPANLLGIRSAQELLGKGVPQVAVFDTAFHSTMPEASYLYAIPYQYYRRYKIRRYGFHGTSHRYVCYRYRRMHDLEREQVNLITLHLGNGASACAIRDGSSVDTSMGFTPLDGLVMGTRAGDIDPQIIEFLMHKEGIDIGEIDTLLNKRSGLLGLSGLTSDMRELLEEETENGDRRARLAIDIFCQRVKAYIGAYWAKHGPFEGMVMTGGIGENAAPVRARILRGLEHMGVKLDAAANDGLAGGTEGRISQEGSALPTYVIPTDEELLIARDTYRVVEDRPRRW; encoded by the coding sequence GTGAACGTTCTGGTTCTGAACTGCGGATCGTCGTCGTTGAAGTTCCAGCTGATCGAGACCGATTCCGACCGGATCGACTCCGACCAGGACCGCAAGCTGGCTCGCGGCATCGTCGAGCGGATCGGCAGCCAGGCGGTGGTCACGTGGCAGGCCGAGGGTGGCCGCAAGGACCGCCATGCCGAGCCGGTGCGCGACCACCGCGCGGCGATCGATCTCGTGTTGCGCTGGATCGTCGGCGAGGAGAGCGGGATCGAGTCGATCCACAGCATGAAGGACATCCACGCCGTGGGTCACCGGGTGGTGCACGGCGGCGAGCGCTTCCAGCGCTCGGTGCGGGTCGACGACGAGGTCATGGAGGGAATCCAGGACTGCTTCGAGCTCGCTCCTCTGCACAACCCGGCCAATCTCCTGGGCATCCGCAGCGCGCAGGAACTGCTGGGCAAGGGCGTGCCGCAGGTGGCGGTCTTCGACACCGCCTTCCATTCGACCATGCCCGAGGCGAGCTACCTCTACGCCATTCCGTACCAGTACTACCGGCGCTACAAGATCCGCCGCTACGGCTTCCACGGCACCTCGCACCGCTACGTGTGCTACCGCTACCGGCGCATGCACGACCTCGAGCGCGAGCAGGTGAACCTGATCACCCTGCACCTGGGCAACGGGGCGAGCGCGTGCGCGATCCGCGATGGCAGCTCGGTCGACACGTCCATGGGCTTCACGCCGCTCGACGGGCTGGTCATGGGCACGCGCGCCGGCGACATCGATCCGCAGATCATCGAGTTCCTCATGCACAAGGAAGGAATCGACATCGGCGAGATCGACACGCTGCTGAACAAGCGCTCCGGTCTGCTGGGCCTCAGTGGCCTGACCAGCGACATGCGCGAATTGCTCGAGGAGGAGACCGAGAACGGCGACCGCCGCGCGCGGTTGGCCATCGACATCTTCTGCCAGCGCGTGAAGGCCTACATCGGGGCCTACTGGGCCAAGCACGGGCCTTTCGAGGGCATGGTCATGACCGGCGGGATCGGCGAGAACGCCGCGCCGGTGCGTGCCCGGATCCTTCGCGGACTCGAGCACATGGGCGTGAAGCTCGATGCCGCGGCGAACGACGGTCTCGCCGGCGGTACGGAAGGGCGGATCTCGCAGGAGGGCTCGGCCCTTCCCACCTACGTGATCCCGACCGACGAGGAACTGTTGATCGCCCGCGACACCTACCGCGTGGTCGAGGACCGGCCCCGGCGGTGGTGA
- the hemF gene encoding oxygen-dependent coproporphyrinogen oxidase, which translates to MDSSTSPTTGPGTPDVVAVRDHLMALQDTICAGLEGVDGRACFAEKRFEAPSGGLHRPRALQDGAVIEKAAVQFSHSVGRAMPAAATERRPELAGRAYQAASVSLIVHPRNPYAPTSHANFRFFVAEHAAEDPVWWFGGGFDLTPYYGFVEDCVHWHRTARAACEPFGTEVYPRFKTRCDEYFRLPHRGEARGIGGVFYDDVCDGGFDRCFALHRSLAEACLDAYVPVLERRRNTPYGDRERQWQLLRRGRYVEFNLLYDRGTRFGLEAGARTESILASLPPLVRWETDHEIEPGTDEHRLLHEFLVPRDWADVVPPSA; encoded by the coding sequence GGACGCCGGACGTCGTCGCCGTGCGCGATCACCTGATGGCCCTGCAGGACACGATCTGCGCCGGCCTCGAAGGGGTCGACGGCCGCGCGTGCTTCGCGGAGAAGCGTTTCGAGGCGCCCAGCGGCGGCCTGCACCGCCCGCGCGCCCTGCAGGACGGTGCGGTGATCGAGAAGGCCGCCGTTCAGTTCTCCCACTCGGTCGGACGGGCCATGCCCGCGGCGGCGACCGAGCGCCGGCCGGAACTGGCCGGGCGCGCCTACCAGGCGGCCTCGGTGTCGTTGATCGTCCATCCGCGCAATCCCTACGCACCGACCTCCCACGCCAACTTCCGCTTCTTCGTCGCCGAGCACGCCGCCGAGGATCCAGTATGGTGGTTCGGCGGAGGCTTCGACCTCACGCCCTACTACGGCTTCGTCGAGGACTGTGTCCACTGGCACCGGACGGCCCGCGCCGCGTGCGAGCCCTTCGGAACGGAAGTCTACCCGCGCTTCAAGACACGGTGCGACGAGTACTTCCGTCTACCGCACCGAGGCGAAGCTCGTGGAATCGGAGGCGTGTTCTACGACGACGTGTGCGATGGCGGATTCGACCGATGCTTCGCCCTGCACCGCAGCCTGGCCGAGGCCTGTCTCGACGCCTACGTTCCCGTCCTCGAGCGTCGCCGGAACACGCCGTACGGAGACCGGGAACGGCAGTGGCAGCTCCTGCGACGCGGACGCTACGTCGAGTTCAATCTGCTGTACGACCGCGGCACGCGATTCGGGCTCGAGGCAGGCGCCCGCACCGAATCGATCCTCGCCTCGTTGCCGCCGCTCGTCCGCTGGGAGACCGACCACGAGATCGAACCCGGCACCGACGAGCACAGGCTGCTGCACGAGTTCCTCGTGCCCCGTGACTGGGCCGACGTCGTGCCCCCTTCCGCCTGA
- a CDS encoding L-threonylcarbamoyladenylate synthase, with protein MATLLEVHPVTPQTRLIDQAVRVLRAGGVIAYPTDTTYALGAAIGEKAALDRICRIRRIDNRHDFTLMCRDLSQTGQFARYTTPGYRLIKAHTPGPYTFLVRASREVPRRLQHPKKKTIGLRVPDHAIAQALLEAHGEPLLTTTLRLPGDEFALNDPREIRDRLDHEIEIVIDGGIASLDPTSVIDLTGDEAMVVREGLGDVSAFR; from the coding sequence GTGGCCACGCTGCTCGAAGTCCATCCGGTGACGCCGCAGACGCGGCTGATCGATCAGGCCGTCCGCGTGCTGCGGGCCGGCGGTGTGATCGCCTACCCCACCGACACCACCTACGCCCTCGGTGCGGCGATCGGCGAGAAGGCCGCCCTGGACCGGATCTGCCGGATCCGGCGCATCGACAACCGGCACGACTTCACGCTCATGTGCCGCGATCTGTCCCAGACGGGTCAGTTCGCCCGCTACACCACGCCCGGCTACCGCCTGATCAAGGCGCACACGCCGGGACCCTACACCTTCCTGGTACGTGCCTCACGCGAGGTGCCGCGGCGCCTGCAGCACCCGAAGAAGAAGACCATCGGCCTGCGCGTGCCCGACCACGCCATCGCCCAGGCGCTGCTCGAGGCCCACGGCGAACCACTGTTGACCACGACCCTGCGCCTGCCCGGCGACGAGTTCGCCCTCAACGATCCGCGCGAGATCCGCGACCGACTCGACCACGAGATCGAGATCGTGATCGACGGCGGCATCGCGAGCCTCGATCCGACCTCGGTGATCGACCTCACCGGCGACGAGGCGATGGTCGTGCGCGAGGGCCTGGGCGACGTGAGCGCGTTCCGCTGA
- a CDS encoding DUF493 domain-containing protein: protein MSADTPNSQPSGPDPDKFRTLRSKLEVFHDWPHPYLFKFIVPRARQEELEAVFEGWEYRTRASRNGSWISLTCERVMESADAVIDVYERVDGIEGAFAL, encoded by the coding sequence ATGTCCGCAGACACCCCGAATTCGCAACCATCCGGTCCTGACCCGGACAAGTTCCGTACCCTGCGCTCCAAGCTCGAGGTCTTCCACGACTGGCCGCACCCCTATCTGTTCAAGTTCATCGTGCCGCGCGCGCGGCAGGAGGAGCTCGAGGCGGTGTTCGAGGGCTGGGAGTACCGCACGCGCGCGTCGCGCAACGGCTCGTGGATCAGCCTGACCTGCGAGCGGGTCATGGAGTCGGCCGACGCCGTGATCGACGTCTACGAGCGCGTCGACGGCATCGAGGGCGCCTTCGCACTCTGA
- a CDS encoding O-antigen ligase family protein, protein MRIIDRFSIALLYLFVVGSPLSISVGSLVAGSFIVLGTLRLIVSSEARAAVPRAVWITFGLWIAWSLLTTALADPYPARFDKVGEELWIKLLLPAVAALGMTVPRHLARALVVYLGVGALIGIYGIYQYYTGDQWFTDDWIAGIGNRWNAVGFYGHKLTYGGHVVCLWLLGVAFATNSSPGGALWRHRLFVVVAGALVSIGLLLSHARSAQLGAALGAAVIALYLPPTRRRIAVGILLLAALGAVATPTIRDRFVRAFDFEAEQTRPNLWQTSLDALEERPWTGYGFGNFEHVLDEYEVTGLYESRAHAHNDVLMVAVNSGWPGAAVFLSFAVAVAIGAAGAVRRAGPWSWIALGGFAAHLALLLGGLFQVYQTDDEVELTLYFLLGCAFAAGAAGSRRDRGLGR, encoded by the coding sequence GTGCGAATCATCGACCGGTTCTCGATCGCGCTGCTCTACCTGTTCGTGGTGGGCTCGCCGCTGTCGATCAGCGTGGGTTCGCTCGTGGCGGGATCGTTCATCGTGCTCGGGACACTCCGACTGATCGTGAGCTCCGAGGCACGAGCCGCCGTTCCACGGGCGGTGTGGATCACCTTCGGGCTGTGGATCGCGTGGTCGCTGCTGACGACCGCGCTGGCCGATCCCTACCCGGCGCGCTTCGACAAGGTCGGCGAAGAGCTGTGGATCAAGTTGCTCCTGCCCGCCGTCGCCGCCCTGGGGATGACCGTACCGCGCCACCTCGCGCGCGCACTGGTCGTGTACCTGGGCGTGGGCGCACTGATCGGGATCTACGGGATCTACCAGTACTACACCGGCGACCAGTGGTTCACCGACGACTGGATCGCGGGCATCGGCAACCGCTGGAACGCGGTCGGTTTCTACGGTCACAAGCTCACCTACGGTGGCCACGTGGTCTGCCTGTGGTTGCTGGGCGTGGCCTTCGCCACGAACTCCTCGCCCGGCGGAGCTCTGTGGCGTCACCGTCTGTTCGTGGTCGTGGCCGGCGCGCTGGTGAGCATCGGGCTGTTGTTGAGCCACGCGCGCAGTGCGCAGCTGGGCGCCGCACTCGGCGCGGCGGTGATCGCCCTGTACCTGCCGCCGACACGGCGGCGGATCGCCGTGGGGATCCTCCTGCTCGCCGCGCTCGGCGCGGTGGCCACGCCGACCATCCGTGACCGCTTCGTCCGGGCTTTCGACTTCGAGGCCGAGCAGACCCGACCGAACCTGTGGCAGACCTCGTTGGACGCCCTCGAGGAGCGTCCGTGGACCGGTTACGGTTTCGGCAACTTCGAGCACGTGCTCGACGAGTACGAAGTGACGGGCCTGTACGAGTCCCGGGCCCACGCCCACAACGACGTGCTGATGGTCGCCGTGAACAGCGGCTGGCCGGGCGCGGCGGTCTTCCTGTCCTTCGCCGTGGCCGTCGCCATCGGCGCCGCGGGCGCCGTTCGCCGCGCCGGACCATGGTCGTGGATCGCTCTCGGCGGCTTCGCCGCCCATCTGGCTTTGCTCCTGGGCGGACTGTTCCAGGTCTACCAGACCGACGACGAGGTCGAACTCACGTTGTACTTCCTGCTCGGATGCGCGTTCGCCGCCGGAGCGGCCGGATCACGCCGCGATCGCGGACTGGGTCGCTGA
- a CDS encoding zinc metallopeptidase, translating to MIFDPFYLLIIGVGMGLSFWASARTKGAFQKYSQTTTRRGLTGAQIAEAILRDHGISDVRVEPVAGKLSDHYDPRTKTLRLSEGVYGSRSMAAAGVAAHEVGHAIQHARAYAPLKFRSAWVPVANFSSGLSMFVIIAAFFLGGTATALGHTAAIVGVTLFGATTVFTLITLPVEFDASRRAMATLQRGGYMTRDELGGAKKVLDAAALTYVAAAVTSILTLLYWAFRLGLFGGRR from the coding sequence ATGATCTTCGATCCCTTCTACCTGCTGATCATCGGGGTGGGGATGGGTCTGTCGTTCTGGGCGAGTGCCAGGACCAAGGGCGCGTTCCAGAAGTACAGCCAGACCACCACCCGGCGGGGTCTCACCGGAGCCCAGATCGCCGAGGCGATCCTACGGGACCACGGGATCTCCGACGTGCGGGTGGAGCCGGTCGCGGGCAAGCTCAGCGACCACTACGATCCGCGCACGAAGACGCTCCGTTTGAGCGAGGGCGTGTACGGCAGTCGCTCCATGGCCGCTGCCGGCGTGGCGGCCCACGAGGTCGGCCATGCGATCCAGCATGCGCGGGCCTACGCGCCGTTGAAGTTCCGCTCGGCGTGGGTGCCGGTGGCCAACTTCAGCAGCGGACTCTCGATGTTCGTGATCATCGCCGCCTTCTTCCTGGGCGGCACCGCGACGGCGCTGGGGCACACCGCGGCCATCGTCGGCGTCACCCTCTTCGGAGCGACCACGGTCTTCACCCTGATCACGCTGCCCGTGGAGTTCGACGCCAGCCGCCGGGCCATGGCCACACTGCAGCGCGGCGGGTACATGACCCGGGACGAGCTGGGTGGCGCGAAGAAGGTCCTCGACGCCGCGGCGCTGACCTACGTGGCCGCCGCCGTGACCTCGATCCTCACGCTGCTGTACTGGGCCTTCCGCCTGGGGCTGTTCGGCGGCCGACGCTAG